In Harpia harpyja isolate bHarHar1 chromosome 21, bHarHar1 primary haplotype, whole genome shotgun sequence, the DNA window TACTTTTTTAACAGGAGCCCCTTCCCAAACTctaattgtttttttttattgttccctTCTGTCTTCCTTCCATCTCCCAAGTTTAAATGCTTAAACTGCCTCATGGTTTTTGGACCATTGTGAATGATCAAAATACATAATTTGCCTATATGATGTCTGGTTTAATAGCAGTTTTAGATCTTCTAACATACATGGAAAGCCTATAGCATAGTTGGATCTGTAGTCTGTTGGACACTAAATTGTAAATAAAACTTCTGCTTAGATATGATCTTACCTGTGCAGTGGACAATACAGTTGTCCTGTCTACTGAAATTCTAGTTATTCCCTTAAGCTAAAGGGGTTCATTAAATCCACAGTCATACTAAGGATTAAAATATTGAAACTGGCCACTAAAGACAGTCTCTCTGAGGCCGATTCTGTCTATATAAACTAGTCCCAGACTaaaacaagaacttttttttccttcttcccaaagAGAATAGAACTGCTTTCTGCATCCTGAGATCTGAAATGCTGACAAAGCTCATTTTCTGACAGGGCAGCCAAATATCTCTGCTTTTGTGAAATTAGATCTTAGAGTTAAATTGGACCAGATCTTGGCTCAGAGAGGAACCTTTATTTATGCCTGGCAGATACCTAACCTGAAAAGGCTTGCTTCTGTCACAGATctatgggggtggggggtggggtggggggggtgtgttttaTTAATTCACTGATGTTTGAATTCTGTTCAGGTAGAGTGGAATAAAGATCTTGCAACTTATAACTGTTCTCTTTGTATAAAAGTAAAGATTAGTTTAGGTCCCAGATCAAGTATTCAGGTTAGAAGAGGTATAATTCAACTACTACTTTTGCTCAGCTGCTAAGACTGTGGGTAATTGGTCAAGTAGACATAGCTGTAAAGATTAATTTTGATACCTAGGTATTCATTGCTTTCCCATGGTTTTCCTGTTAATTTTCCAATTAATTCCACTGATTCTACTCCCAGATAGTAGTGCAGTTCCTTTTCAGGGCAGGACCTGAAGTCTGTTGAACAAGGCATAGGTATTAACTGTGGACTCAAGGACAAGCATGACTTTTGGTAGGTTTTCAAGAAGTCAGTCTATTTCTATTGTAACCTCCAATTTTTATGAGGATCTGTTTGATATACCTCTGGTGCAGAGCTTTGGTTGTAATGGATTTGCATCTTGACCACTAAAAATTTGGCTTTTTAGCATTCCACCTTTCCATTCTAAACTCTACAGCAGCTAATATGATAACTGATGGTTGAAACTAGCAAATTTTTTAGTAGTTATGAAATGTCTGCCTTTATTAAAAGTCGATGGGTTTGAATTGTATCACAGATGCAAAGTTGGTATGTGCAGTTTAGCAGAAAGTCTGATTCtgtactgtttctttttaaaatactaaccAGAGTCAGATGTCTTCTCTTAATCTCCTGTTGCTTCTGGAACACCGCAGATAGCATAGCCATTTGTTCTAGTGGCACTTTTATGACTATTCCAAGTAATTCTAGATAACATAATGATCAAGTTGACTGAATAGGAGGCTGGCAATATTTGTGCTGAACTTGAGAATATTTTATTAGAATAGCTCTTGAAAAATAGATACTTCATGGACATAGAAGAATTACCTGAAGTAAGTTCAAATCAGAATAGTTATTCATAACATAAAAGGGAGAATGGGGAGGGGACATCAAATATATTGAATGCTGTAAATTTCAAACAAACTTTTTTGTCTCTTGCTTCTCTCATTCTGCAATGTAGGGTATTGAAGCCCCCAGGAGGAGGTTCTAGTAATCTCTTTGGGAGTACAGAAGAAGTTTCTTCTTCAAGCAGGCCACACCGGATGGCATCCAATATCTTTGGAGCATCAGAAGAACCTCAAAACATTCCAAAAAGAACAAACCCTCCAGGTAAGAGCAGCCACCTCCTTCAACACGATTGGGTTCTGAATTGCAGCATAGAACTGGTTTCGTATTCTGGAAGTGGAACACTGTGATCTGTCTGTGtttttatgttgcatttttaCAAATTGAGTGGCCTTGAACAATAAATCTACTCAGACTTTTGAATATATGAATATTTCAGTGATCTACATGTTCACAGACTTTTTAGCACATCATCCAGGTCTAATTCTTTCGTAGTTGAGGTCTAGGAAATGATGAAAGGAAACTGCTTCTATTCTAGAGCTGTGTCATCAGTTAGCTGCAGTGAGTTCAGCTGTGAATCTGAGATACTCTAGTGAATTCTTGTAACAAAGGATTTCAGCTAGTATCTTCAGGCAAGCAAAAGTAAGTCTCTAGGCAGTAGGGTTCTAGAAGTCTtcgaattctttttttttaattatttttttaatatagtgtgGTAAAACTAAGtcatctagaaaaaaataatatctaaCAACTGCCTTgcagggggaaaagaaagtggTATTTTTGAGGATTCTAGTTCTGCTCAGCCTCGTCCACGCATGAATCCACCTGGTGGGAAGACAAGTGATATCTTTGGGTCTCCTGTATCTACCAGTGTTGTGCGAGCACACCCAAATAAGC includes these proteins:
- the JPT2 gene encoding jupiter microtubule associated homolog 2 isoform X1, yielding MFQGPEADSAKPSSRVLKPPGGGSSNLFGSTEEVSSSSRPHRMASNIFGASEEPQNIPKRTNPPGGKESGIFEDSSSAQPRPRMNPPGGKTSDIFGSPVSTSVVRAHPNKPKDHIVLKEDETPKKLEATENIKSQLEDGGEKKDLGKEERCKEPEPKIDNHEPRLGPRPRSHNKVLNPPGGKSSIAFY
- the JPT2 gene encoding jupiter microtubule associated homolog 2 isoform X2: MCSEGRKAFEIVVLKPPGGGSSNLFGSTEEVSSSSRPHRMASNIFGASEEPQNIPKRTNPPGGKESGIFEDSSSAQPRPRMNPPGGKTSDIFGSPVSTSVVRAHPNKPKDHIVLKEDETPKKLEATENIKSQLEDGGEKKDLGKEERCKEPEPKIDNHEPRLGPRPRSHNKVLNPPGGKSSIAFY